The DNA segment TAATGTATCCACATTAAGCGTCATGAAACTTCCTTCACCCAAGCTAACTTGCCAGTTAGTAAGGTGATGTTTGATATAAGAGCCTGTATCTGCAGCCATCTTCTATCCTAATTATTGTTGATTAAAGTTAAATTTATTAACAACACTTGCCAAAAACGGCGCAAGCATTGTTAAGGAATATGTTGTAAAAAATGCTATCGGCGCTAAATCGAGAAATTTAAAACACAAAACAAATAAGATTGCCGTTAGTATCATTTTTAATTTTACGCCTTTGTAAAACGAGTCTACGACTTGTTGTGAGGCGCTTGCTCCAGCAAATTTAAATGCTTTATGAGCAAATACAAAATTAGGGATAATACTTACTGCACCACCAGCTAATGCTGACTGGGCCATAGTAAATCCCCAATTAAAATAAACAG comes from the Thalassotalea nanhaiensis genome and includes:
- a CDS encoding ATP synthase subunit I, which translates into the protein MTNILTKPGKKVANIQLIMQLIVTLLSFITVYFNWGFTMAQSALAGGAVSIIPNFVFAHKAFKFAGASASQQVVDSFYKGVKLKMILTAILFVLCFKFLDLAPIAFFTTYSLTMLAPFLASVVNKFNFNQQ